Proteins encoded together in one Mobula birostris isolate sMobBir1 chromosome 9, sMobBir1.hap1, whole genome shotgun sequence window:
- the foxl3 gene encoding forkhead box L3, translating into MFDNSQYPYNCFNYDGDDYPPCGSGEKKTASRPAYSYIALIAMAIQQSPGNRVTLSGIYDFITTKFPYYRSNQRAWQNSIRHNLSLNSCFVKVPRLEGNERGKGNFWTFASGCESMLDLFENGNYRRRRRSVKRFQKYHPNKSTPPPPLDQGAADSVLHEDRADGCRTGLLSPEIFLRNESPSRQPRDTGTGQKAGSEIKFSIDYILSSPDPLPGLRDQSNSQRNELLILDEQLWTVSPFRRK; encoded by the exons ATGTTTGACAATTCTCAGTATCCCTACAACTGCTTCAATTACGATGGTGATGATTATCCGCCCTGTGGCTCTGGCGAGAAGAAGACGGCGTCGCGACCTGCCTACAG TTACATCGCTTTGATTGCAATGGCTATCCAGCAGAGTCCCGGCAACAGGGTGACGCTCTCCGGAATCTATGACTTTATCACCACCAAATTTCCCTACTACCGATCCAACCAAAGAGCCTGGCAGAATTCAATCCGCCACAACCTGTCTCTTAACAGCTGCTTCGTTAAG GTACCAAGACTGGAAGGGAACGAGAGGGGGAAAGGAAACTTTTGGACTTTCGCATCGGGGTGCGAGTCGATGTTAGATCTGTTCGAAAACGGCAACTACCGAAGGAGGAGAAGGAGCGTGAAGAGATTCCAGAAATATCACCCCAATAAAAGCACACCGCCGCCGCCTCTCGACCAAGGGGCGGCGGACAGCGTGTTGCACGAAGATAGGGCGGACGGTTGTCGGACTGGGTTACTGAGCCCCGAAATATTCCTCCGGAACGAAAGCCCCAGCAGGCAACCTCGGGACACCGGAACGGGACAGAAAGCAGGGTCCGAAATCAAATTCAGCATCGATTACATCCTGTCCTCCCCGGATCCTCTACCCGGCCTCCGGGATCAGAGCAACTCACAAAGGAATGAGCTGCTAATACTGGACGAACAGTTGTGGACAGTGAGTCCGTTTCGCCGTAAGTAA